A stretch of Calditrichia bacterium DNA encodes these proteins:
- a CDS encoding acetyl-CoA hydrolase/transferase family protein — MKLYQERLTSAEEAARKIVSDSRVYLGGGVGAPQTVIDALVKRAPELRNVELIHILHFGKAEYVKPEYAQSFRHNAMFIGHNVRSAVQQGHADFTPVFLSEIPSLFRDGHVPLDIAIVQVSPPDEHGFCSLGAEVGCTKGAAEHAKFTIAEVNKQVPRTLGDSFLHVRNLDMIVVSDYPLPEASQGGASETLQQIGKIIANLIPNGATLQMGIGSIPDAVLNNLHNHKDLGIHSELFSDGVVDLIEAGIINGAKKTLHPGKVIAGFILGSKRLYDYVDNNPIIELHPTDYVNDPFIIAQNDNMISINSAIEVDLTGQVAADSIGTRFYSGVGGQLDFVRGASRSKGGKPFIALPSTAKNGELSRIVPMLKPGSGVTTTRNDAPIIVTEYGYVETFGKTIRQRAKALIEIAAPEFREELTQKARELNYL, encoded by the coding sequence ATGAAGTTATATCAGGAACGGTTAACTTCCGCGGAGGAAGCTGCCCGCAAAATTGTGTCGGACAGCCGGGTGTATCTGGGCGGTGGTGTGGGCGCGCCGCAAACGGTCATCGATGCACTGGTAAAACGCGCACCGGAACTGCGCAATGTGGAATTGATTCACATCCTGCACTTCGGCAAAGCCGAATATGTGAAGCCGGAATATGCCCAGAGTTTCCGGCACAACGCGATGTTTATCGGACACAACGTCCGCAGCGCGGTGCAGCAGGGTCATGCAGATTTTACACCGGTGTTTTTATCGGAAATTCCGTCGCTGTTTCGCGACGGCCATGTGCCGCTGGATATCGCAATTGTTCAGGTTTCGCCGCCGGATGAACACGGGTTTTGTTCGCTGGGCGCAGAAGTGGGTTGCACCAAAGGCGCTGCGGAACATGCCAAATTCACAATCGCAGAAGTGAACAAACAGGTGCCACGCACCCTCGGCGATAGTTTTTTGCACGTCCGCAACCTGGATATGATTGTGGTCAGCGATTATCCGCTGCCGGAAGCATCGCAGGGCGGCGCATCCGAAACGTTGCAGCAGATCGGGAAAATTATCGCGAATCTGATACCCAACGGCGCAACATTGCAAATGGGTATCGGCAGTATTCCGGATGCCGTGTTGAACAATTTGCACAATCATAAAGATCTGGGTATTCACTCCGAGTTGTTCTCGGACGGCGTTGTCGATCTGATTGAAGCCGGCATTATCAACGGTGCGAAAAAGACGCTGCACCCCGGAAAAGTGATTGCCGGATTTATTCTTGGCTCCAAACGGCTGTATGATTATGTGGATAACAACCCGATTATCGAATTGCACCCGACGGATTATGTGAATGATCCGTTTATCATCGCGCAAAATGATAACATGATCAGCATCAACAGCGCCATCGAAGTGGATTTGACCGGACAGGTTGCAGCAGATTCGATCGGCACCCGTTTTTACAGCGGTGTCGGCGGTCAGCTGGATTTTGTGCGCGGGGCATCGCGCTCGAAAGGCGGCAAACCGTTTATCGCGCTGCCGTCCACAGCCAAAAATGGCGAACTCAGCCGCATTGTGCCGATGCTAAAACCCGGCTCCGGCGTGACCACCACCCGTAACGATGCGCCGATTATCGTTACCGAATACGGCTATGTGGAAACCTTCGGCAAAACCATCCGCCAGCGGGCAAAAGCGTTGATTGAGATTGCCGCACCGGAATTCCGGGAAGAACTCACCCAAAAAGCCCGTGAGCTAAATTATTTGTAA
- a CDS encoding alanine dehydrogenase → MNFGIPKEVRPFEYRVGLTPAAVRSLVRNGHTVYFEHNAGLKAGFTDQEYETAGGKLVYTASEAYGRADVLVKVSRPTEDEYRFFNHQQAIVSFLNLAVASEDLLEQLATSEITAIACETIETNDNKLTVLQALSEITGRMSPVIAGDLLGSFKGGRGILLSGIPGIAPASVVIIGAGVLGCNSARAFRDLGADVTLLDNDLMALRRVDRLFDAKLPTMYANAHNIEKAVKFADVLVTTAASAGEKAPVLITRQMLKSMKSRAIILDFAINSGGNVETSRPTTLADPSFVEEGIIHYCVPNVPSRVSRTSSYALSNALIPYLLQMGELGIDAAIRNNAELKRGVNTFQGKLSHAGVAEALKKDLEVKL, encoded by the coding sequence ATGAATTTTGGCATTCCTAAAGAGGTGCGCCCGTTTGAATACCGGGTGGGATTAACACCGGCGGCCGTTCGCTCGCTGGTTAGAAATGGTCATACCGTGTATTTCGAACACAATGCCGGATTAAAAGCCGGATTCACCGATCAGGAATACGAAACGGCAGGCGGAAAGCTGGTTTACACAGCTTCAGAAGCATATGGACGTGCAGATGTTTTGGTTAAAGTTTCACGACCGACAGAAGATGAATATCGATTTTTTAATCACCAGCAGGCTATCGTCAGTTTCCTGAACCTGGCTGTCGCTTCCGAAGATTTGCTGGAACAGTTGGCAACATCAGAAATAACCGCCATCGCCTGCGAAACGATCGAAACCAACGATAACAAATTGACCGTGTTACAGGCATTGAGCGAAATTACCGGACGCATGTCGCCGGTGATCGCCGGAGATTTGCTAGGCAGCTTTAAAGGCGGTCGCGGTATTTTGTTGAGCGGCATTCCCGGTATCGCGCCGGCATCGGTTGTCATCATCGGTGCGGGTGTACTCGGCTGCAACTCGGCGCGGGCGTTCCGCGATCTGGGTGCGGATGTCACATTACTGGATAACGACCTGATGGCATTGCGCCGGGTGGATCGGTTGTTCGATGCCAAGTTGCCAACCATGTATGCCAACGCACACAATATCGAGAAAGCTGTAAAATTTGCCGATGTGCTGGTAACAACCGCAGCAAGCGCCGGCGAAAAAGCACCGGTGCTGATCACCCGTCAAATGCTGAAAAGCATGAAATCGCGGGCAATCATTCTGGACTTTGCCATTAACAGCGGCGGCAATGTGGAAACGAGCCGTCCCACCACGTTAGCAGATCCTTCTTTTGTGGAAGAAGGTATCATTCACTATTGCGTGCCCAACGTGCCATCACGGGTATCGCGCACCAGCAGCTACGCGCTCTCGAATGCGCTGATTCCATATCTGTTGCAGATGGGCGAATTGGGTATCGACGCAGCTATCCGCAATAACGCGGAGCTTAAACGTGGCGTTAACACATTCCAGGGAAAATTGTCTCACGCAGGCGTTGCGGAGGCACTGAAAAAAGATCTTGAGGTGAAATTATGA